The Aneurinibacillus migulanus genome contains the following window.
CGTTTGGGCTTGTTCCTGTATTTCAGGCGATGCTTCGTGCCGTGTAGTCACTATCATGTTTCTTTCTCACTCGTTCCCTTGTCTATGTCTTCTCTGGTAACAAATCTCATCATACCTTATTTTTCCCGTAAAGAAAACCTGCTTATTCACCAGTTGGGGGCGCTTGTAACACCGCTTTGCTTCCACGATAGCCACGACTATTCAAAAAGAAGAACCGGGTAGGAAACGATGAAGAGCGAATAATCAAGCCCGCAACGCGCTTCACCATCGGCTGGCGCTGTACTTTGCCGTCAGATAAATAAAGTCCGAGAAGCCCGTCTATGATCATGCTATGAAACTTGCGATCTGGCAGCAGCCGGATATGTTCCTTTGCTTCCTGCACAATATAGTGAATACGCTCGTAAATCGCTTGCTCACTATCATAATAAGCAATAAAATTCAAATCACCGCCGACCTCATCTTCTTCTAGATCGATTAAATAGTCGAGCAAAATATGAAGAGAGCATATCCATGGAAAATAGGCTTTTTTCATAAGTTGAATCCGGTCCCGAAAAATATTCGGATATGAGGCCAATTGAAATAAATGAAACAAACCGAGGGTGGAACCGGCGGCAGCTGCGAATTCGTTCCAGGCTAGCTCCGGTGCCTTCTGCCTGTGCTCCTTCCACCATGTCAGTAGCCGTTCTTCCCGTTGCTCTTTAATTACATGCTTATGTACTTGCAAATCGCAATACAACGAAGCCAATTCGTAGATGTCTTTCTGTACGATAGAGTAGCTAGGAAGTTTCCTTATTTCCTCATGGCAAGCGAAGACCAGTGATTTTAAATAACCTCCGTCATCCTTCTCTTTATTGAATTCATAGTAATCCACCTGAGAGAACGTGCCAGATACCGCATCCCGCATCGCTTGGTGCAGTCGCTCGAAATTCTCTGCCCCAAGCGAAGTGGAGCGATCACACAGATTATCTAAATAATCGCTTATCGTCTGGTATGCTACGATAAGTCGAATAAGCGAATCCTTATGTTCCATATGAGCGGCTGCATACACCGAACCGCCTTCACAATGAAACAGCTTATTACTAATACTATCTAAAGCCTGCTTGCGCAGCTCAGCATCGGGAATTTGTTCTGCTCGCTCACGCCAGCGTCCCACTTCCATACGAACGGTGGGAAAAATATACCGATATAAGCGATACATTAAACGCAAAGGTCCTTTTGGATACAAGTCGTTCACCACCTTCTGCTAAAATCACTCCGTCATCTCCATTGTAACCTTATCTGCCAAGTTTTTTACATTTCACTTAGATTTTCTTGTATAAAAAAAAGAACCGCAAAATTTAATCGTATACGGTTCTTTCCTCGTTTTCAATATTAGGATGCAGGACTTCCTGGATTCAAGTTGTTTTGTAGTAACCCCTGTACTTCGGCAATTTGATCCGCTGTAGCCTGTGGTACAACGTAGTAACCGTTTTTCTGCATGGTTACGAAGATATGTTGCTGATTTGCTATGGCAGTCTCCAGGCAACGCTGGTAAATGGCGCGCAGCTCATCATGGCTCGTCTCAAGCATTGTGTTCGCAATGCTTCGGCACCGTCCTTTTTCAAGCTCCAGGCACAACTGCATCATCTCACGATCCGTTAGCCCGCGTCCATCAATATTGTTAGGCATCGTATTCCTCCTTTCGTATCCAGGTTACTGTACGTGATTCGTACGGTTAAAATACTGAGAGAGTTCGGCGATCCGCAACTGATGCTGCTCCGCCATCTGCTCAAGTAATTCACGAGTGGATGTATCCTGACACTGGGATGCACACCAGTTTAAGGTTTTTCCCGTAATCTGCTCTGCACGCAGCTCGTCTTCCATCATCGTCAGTTCCCTAATCGTAAGTTGATTCACTCTCTTCCACCTCCCTCTCATTCTTTCCCACTATCCTTCTGTAGTATTTTCCGTTTTTTCTATCGTATACATGGATTTCCACCAAATGAAAAAAGCGTACCTTCTGCAAAGAAAAGGTACGCCTGTATACTGTTACCGATCCTGATTGTAGTTATGGGCTCTATCGATGAACGGGTGATGACTATCACGTGTCGTATCGCGTACAACCAGCACATATTCCCCGTTGCCGAGCCTCTTTTCCAGCTCATTGATATCCTCCTCGGATACTCCGAGATGTTCCATCTGATTTCCTATCTTCTCTTCATCAGAGCGAAGCCAGTTTTTCATCGAATCCCACAAACCTACCTCAAGCCATTCAACATTATGTGTACGATTCACCTCATTCAGCTTGCGCTGCTTGTCAGTATTTGCAGCTAAAATATAAATATCTTCCTGCTTGTAGCCGTATGCTCTCAATTCCTGGATGTCATGCTGTAATTTTGTCTCATCATTGTAGACACGCGCGGTTGTTTGCGGTTCTCGCATAATCTTGTCTTCCTCCTCATTTCCATATGATTCGCTATTATCTTTTATTCCTTTACCTCTAAAACAACCGGCAAAAACAGCGTTTTATTGCAGGACATAACACTCGTTCCTATGGTACCATCTAGATAATTCCAGATGACAAGGAGGTTTGACTGTGAACCGATCTGCTTCCTCAGCGTTATTGCAAAATGGACCTTTCTATATTTCTACAGACAAACGTTGGATTGATGAAGATATGGTTTTCTTTTATTTAAGCAAGCAATCTTATTGGGCACGAGGCATCGCTCGGGAGACTGTGCACAAATCAGTCATCCATACGCCGCTATGCTTTGGTGTTTATCTCGGCGTACCGGGTAATGCGGAAAGCCGACAAGTGGGATTCGCCCGCGTTATTTCTGATTTGGCAACATTTGCCTATCTTGCTGATGTATTCATTCTTGATACCTACCAAGGGGAAGGACTTGGCAAATGGCTCATCGATACGATTATCCGCCACCCGGATCTGCAAGGCTTACGTCGCTTTATCCTGGCTACTCGTGATGCACACAGCTTATACGGCGGATTCGGCTTCGCACCGCTTGCCGCTCCAGAGAAAATGATGGAACGACTTAGCGCAAACCTCTCCATTCCGTCCACCTAGCAACAATGTCGAAACGATACGTGCAACGAACCATCAGTCGGGGATGAAGAACTCCCCTACTGATGATGGAGGTTTTATTTTATAAGCATCCGTTGAAAAAAATCATCGGCACACATATTCTCTTTTAATGTTGGACAGTTGCTCTCCGTACTTTCAATCGTCCAACCGGCTACCTTCGTTCCACAGATTACTGCTTCCTCTAATGGCAAGCCGCGTATCATCCCCATCACCGTACCGGAGAAAAACGCATCACCTGCGCCCGACGAGTCGACCAATGTAACAGGGAATACAGGTTGGTGGCCCATCCTTTCACTACGACTGTCATAGTATACCGCACCCATCTCACCCAAGGTCACTACCATGGATACTAAACCTGTACGATGCACGAAGTCTGCCAATGCATGCGATTGTTCTTCGGTATCCATATGGGTAAAGTCCAGTCCAAGAAGCATATCAGCTTCATAGTTATTGCAAATAAAGCACTCTAGCCCCATCAGAAGATCGGGATGTTTCATGACAACTTCCAGATTTCCCGGAATACCATATACAGGCCGGTCGTATTGTTTCGCCAGCGACAGCACGCGTCGGGCAATTCTCTCATTGAGGTCTAATTCTAGCACGACATGAGAAGATGCTCGCACAAGCTCTTCCCCCCGCGCCTCCATCATAGTCTCCAATGCGCTTAACACTGGCATCTGGGAAATGGATCCAGCCAAATTCCCGTGCTCATCCAGAATCGCCAGCCACATTCCCATTCCCTGTGCCGGACATGGTTGCACATACTCGGTATCAATGGACAAATCTTTAAGGCGCATCATTACTTCCTGGCCAAGTCCGGAGTCATCCACAGAAGACACAAATGCGATCGGAAGGTCCAGATTGGCCAAGTTCTCTGCCACATTACGTCCGACACCACCGTGCACGAATTGTACATTACCGATGTTGCGCGTATCCGGTTGATAGTTTTGTCTAGCAAATCCCTTACAATCCACGAAGATTGTTCCAATAACCGAAACTAATTCTGTCATAGCGTTAAACCCCTTTATCTCAATTATCTTTAATACATTCATTAAAAATAGGCCGCCCCAAGAGGCAGCCGGACAATCATCCATTTCTCTTTGACGACCTAACTATATTAAGAATACGTTAAAATTTCAAGAAGAAATCATAAAGGAAGCATACCGAAACATAGAAGCAGCACAATGATGCTGCTTATCAGGACGACAGCTGTTTCCTTGCGTCCATCCTTTTTTGTACGAATAAGCGGAACTTTGATCAAAGGAGGAAACGGATGCAAATAGCGTATCCCGGCCACAGTCAATGTATCAGCCAGAAGATGCGATGCATAGCCACACACTGCCGAAAGAAACAGTCCTCTCATCCCGAGAGACGCCTCAGCATAAAACCATACATATCCCCAAGCCGACAGCGCCCAAATCGTATGCGTATATGTACGATGGGAAAAGTGCGGAACAATAGCGATAAACAATCCCAGTCCAAGCACCCATGCATAATCGGAATGCAACACTTCATAAGGAAATCGTTTCAAACTAAGCATTTTTTCGCCAAATTGCAAATAGATTGCACTTCCCATAACCAACAGGCCGAGTAACGTAACCATCCATTTACGTGAAGCATGATCCCTGAATATGAAGCCAACTCCGAGAAACATCAGCCCCATGAATGCGGTAAGAAATTGTCCGTTGCGTGTATCCGGAAAATAGCTTAGCAAAATAAGGAGAACACCAATATACCCGGAGAATAAGCGAATGAAGCGCAATGGACGATCTGTCAGTTTACGCGTCAAAAGTCCATCCGAATCCAAATCAGGCACCAACGCGGAGACGGCTGCCACCATTACCGCAGCGGCGCCGTCTATCATATCGGCTCCCGTTAGCTTTGCCACCGCTACGCCAGCAAGGGCACCAAGCGCCAGATGGCTCCTGCCCATCATACTTTCGCTCCCTCCTCTTTACTACAAAGAAGCATCTATTTGCCCAGCGCTTCCGTTACACGCACCAACTGTTGCGCCATATCGTTTAATTTCGTTCGGCTGTCTTCGTGTACAAGTTCACAACGATCGTTATAACATACTGCATCGGTAATGTACTGCTCAGGCAATACGAATGCATACAAGGCACGTAATACGGTACGTAAATCATTCAATGCATTAATTCCACCTTTGCCTCCGCCTCCGACAGCTGCAATCATCGCCGGCTTGCCACGGAAGTAATCCCCGTTCAAAAAGTCAAAAGCATTCTTCAATGCACCGCTCATACCACTATGATATTCCGGCGTGCAAACAAAAAAGGCATCTGCCTCTTCCGCATATCGTGTCAATTGCATAACATTCGGATGCTCTGCTTCCGTACCGCCTTTATATATCGGAAGTTCATGTATACCCGCATCAAAAAACAAAACATCTACGCCCAGCTGTTCCAGATGATTTTTTATTGTTTGGGCCAATCCTCTCGTATTCGATTTCTCTCGTGCACTGCCGGCAACTACCATAACTTTCATATTCTATCATCCTCTTTCATTCTGATTGCAACTTTTTATTTGTAACAATTCTAAATAAATAAAAAGTGCAAGTCAAGCTATCATCAAAAAATGATGAAAGTTTCCTATATAAATTACACTTGATATTTTGACAGGGTAGCGTGGTTGGAAGGAGGCGATTCATACGCCAATCTCCCTTTTTTCAGCCAGATATATATCACCTGGCTTCTTCTCTCTGTCTTTTCCTATCTTCCTTCCATACTAGGATATCTTAAGGTAGACACTTCGGTACAATCACGGTATACTCATACTCGCTGCGGTGATTCCGCTTCTTGTTCTTCTTATTTTAAAGCATGCATGTGGAAGGAGTTACATAATGAAACCTACCGTACGCCTTACATTTATGGCACTATTGACAGCTATCGGAACCTTAGGCTCAAGCTTTCTCTGGTTCCCTGCAGGCGTCGCCAAAGCATACCCGGTACAGCACGCCATTAATGTTATTTCTGCCGTTCTGCTTGGTCCTGGCGCGGCCATTACTATCGCCTTCATGATTGGATTGGTACGCAACATGCTTGGCCTTGGTACGATACTGGCTTTTCCGGGAAGTATGGTCGGTGCCTGGCTTGCCGGATATCTTTACCGCAAAACCCGTCGTGCATCCGGCGCAGCCATAGGCGAAGTAATAGGAACGGGAATCATTGGCTCCTTGCTGTCGGTGCCTATCGCAGTTCTGCTGTTGGGTAAGCATCTTGGCATTTTTGCATTCATTCCTCCGTTCCTTATTAGCAGTCTGACCGGTGCAATTCTCGCGCTTATTCTGCTTCCGCTGCTCAAGCGAACACCGCTCGGCAAATACTATAAAAAATAGCCGCTATTCCCGGCAAATCCGGTCGGCAGCGGTCCAACCAAAAAGAGCATTTCTATGCTCTCCGCTGCCCCTCATGTTATTTATGCTTTTCGTCTTTCTCTTCTTTTTTGTATAAAGGCATGCTGACAGTCACTTTTGTGCCTTCTCCCTTTCGGCTCTCGATATGCAACATTCCCTTATGCAGTTCTATAATTTCCTTGCAAATCGCAAGTCCCAGTCCGCTTCCCGCTTGCTTCGTCTCCCCTTTATAAAACTTCTCTGTCACCCGTCTTACTTCCTCTTCATTCATGCCTTCCCCGTTGTCTTGCACCTCCAACAGAGCCTGTCCTTCTTCCGAATACACAGTAACCGTCACTGCACCATCCACAGGCGTAAATTTATACGCATTATGCACCAGATTAACGAGCACCTGCTTTATCCGATTACTATCTCCGAACACAGGTAAAGGTTCCGCTGCTGTTCGTACTGTTAACTTCAACTTCTTATTCCTCTCGTGAAAGCCGAACTGCTCTCCGACTTCTGTTGCAAGCGTACGCAAATCAAACACAACTAGATCCATCTTCATTTCTCCAGCCTGAAGCCTGGAGAAATCCAGTAAATCTTCTACCAAACCAATAAGACGATCGGTCTCCTTTGCCATTACACTAAGGCCCAGCATCGTCTCCTCATAATCGCGCAGATTTCCTGATAAAAGCGTCTCACCCCATCCTTTGATCGAAGTCAGTGGTGTGCGTAATTCATGAGAAATAGAAGATATGAAGTTATTTTTCAACTTATCCGTTTTCGTAATTTCATCTGCCATATAATTCAGCGTCTCTGCCAGAGCCCCTACTTCGTCATCATGCTGCTTAACAGCACGTGTCGTAAAATCCCCTCCAGCCATCCGCTCGGCCACTGCCGTTACCTCTTCAATCGGTCTTACGATTCGCTTGGCCAGAATGATACTGAACGCGAACGCGAATGCAACGGCCAGCATACCAATAAGCAGGGCAATACCTGTAATGTTGCGTACCGTCGTATCCAACATTTCGGCCGATACCGTATACCGCAAAACACCAAGTGTTCTAGAACCTGTTCGAAGCGGATTCGAAACCGCGATAATGCTCTCTCCTGTATCGGGGGAAAATCCCCGCCACGTTCCGGTTTCGCCTGACAAGGCGGTTTTCACGTCAGACGTATTGATTTGCTGCCCGGACGATCCATATGAGGTCATAACGGTCGTATAATCCCAATCAATGACCTCGAAGATGGGAAAATCAGATCTCGCGTCAGATTCAAAAATATATTTGGCTTTTTCTTTCACGTTATATGAAAAAGCGTATTTGTTGTAGTAGGCTGTCGCCACCGCAGCCTGGTTCTGTAGTGAGTCCATTGCGCTGCCATAGTAATATTGCCGAACTGCAAACAAAAACAGCGCTTCAAGAACAAGTGTAATTAAGAGAATAACGATACCGAAATTACGGACAATACGTCCTTTAATCCCCTTCATGCTTTCCTTCCCGCCTCCACATATAACCAAATCCCCAAATCGTTTCAATGTATTGTGGATGGGAAGGATCTTCTTCAAGCTTTTGACGGAGTCTTCGAATGTGAATATCTACCGTTTTTAAATCTCCGATATAATGCCTTCCCCATACCATATTAACGATATCGTCCCGGCTCACTGCCGTATTGGCTTTCTCCATAAGCAACTTTACAATAGCAAACTCTTTTGGAGTCAACTCTACTTCTTCTTCCCGTTTATACAATGTCCGCTTATCCAGCGAAAGCAGAAAGGGAGCTAGAGCAATCGTATTGGAGGCAGAAGATTCTCCGTCCAGGTTTACACGTCGCAACAGCGCATTTACGCGCGCGAGCAGCTCTGCAGTTCCAAACGGTTTCGCAATATAATCATCCGCCCCACAGCCAAGTCCTTCTACCTTATCTTGTTCCTGACTTTTCGCTGTCAGCATAATAATGCCCAGACGAGGATTCTGTTCGCGCAATATTCTACACACATCAAAACCGCTAATACCCGGCAGCATAACATCAAGCACTGCCAAAGAAAAATCCGAATGCTGCTCGGCAATGCGAAGCGCTTCTTCACCTGTGGCCGCCTCTACAATCTCAAATCCCTGACGCTTTAAAATAACGCGTACAAACCCTCGAATACTCTCTTCATCTTCCAGCAATAACACTTTTGTCATCGTATTTCTCCTTACAGTTTCATTTAAAAACGGATTGTCTGAAATAAGCTTTCTATCTCCTCTTGCGATAACTGCATCTGGTCATATTCTTCCTTAGCAGAATCCGAAAGCCTCAGGGGTTGCTCGGGAAGGTATGCAATAAACACGTAATCGCCCGCATTCTGCAAACGAATGTAAGACATCCCCTTCTCTGCAAGCTCTTTCTCTTTGTTTTTCCAGATGCCCCGCGCATAATATTCAACGGTCGCCAGAAGCGGCAACTGCTCGGCCACATCTTTCTGCCCAGTATAATAAAAAGATACGGAGCCACTATTCTCTTTCTCTTCCGTCTGAAGTGTTACTTTCCCCGTCCAGTTACTCGGAAAATCAAAACGAAAGCCGATTTCATAATTGTTGTAGTTCTCATGTACAGGCATAAGGCCTGCTTTTCCGTCCCAGCGGCTCCAGGATGTAATCCATGGCATATTTGCCATTGCGATGTCGTCTTCCACTCCGGGCGGCTCGATAAGTGTAGCAATTTCCATAATGCCGTCATGATTGATGTCTTCACTCGGAACGCTGTATGCTTTCCATGTCTTTTCACTAGCTTCCTCCGGTCGTCCCGCTGTAAATACATTCCTAAGCTTTCCATTCTCCATGATCAATAAATCGGTGTACGCTGAATGCGCACCGACCCCAACATCAACGAAAACCCCCCACTTCTCTCGTGTAGCACGACCGATCTCTACCTGTTCATAGCCATTAATCGTTCCGTCCATCGGCAGCGTGTCGACAACTGTATACGAACCGTTCTTCATCTTATAGACTTGTGCCTGCGCAGTCAGCTTTTCCCGATCATGCAAAAATACGACAAGTTCTGCCGCCTTGTCTTCATCCAGATTACCAACCGCTACTTCTGTGTACGGGCGATTTAGCAACGGTTTCAATTTATCTCCTTGCAATGCATAGACGATTAAATCATTTGGTTCTATCGCTTCCTCGCTACCGATTCCCATAATAATATCTAACGTCCCATCTCCTGTTACATCCTGGTAATCTGCATAGTACAATGTCTGGCCTATATTCTGCTCAGCGATTATCCGTTTCCATTCGTCTCCTTCCCTACGCAGTACCAGGATATATATCGCATAATCATCTTTTTTGGTTTTATAAAAAGCTATCGCTTCTTCTTCTCCGTCGCCATCCAAGTCCTTTAGCTCAATCGGGCTTGTCCTCTCCGGCTTCGAGGGAGCCAGCAACTTTGCCCCTGACGGCAAGGCTCGTATCACAGCCTGGTAAATCGCCCTCTGCTCGTCTTTGGCATTCGGCGTCTTCATTAAATGACTTGGCTCTGTCAAGACTGCGCACCCACTGATGAGCGCCAGCACAGCGGCAAGACATACCCATCGTCCAATTCTTTTTTTCATTATAAAAATCTCCCTTATTCTTCCGGTACAAAACCTTACTTTATTATTATAGTGCTCCGCTTACTGAAATCGTTGCAAAAAAGTTAAAATGCCTCTTATTGTATCATAACAAAGAAACCCGCCAGCTTGTCTGACGGATTTCTTTTGTCCATATATCAATTATTCTGTTCCATTTTGCTTACCTTCTCCTTTAACCATTCATTCTCCGCCTGTAGCCTGCCATTCTCTGCCTGCAATTCAGCCATCTTAACGAGCAAATCATAATTTTGTTTTTCCAAATGTGTAACTCGTGTCTGCAAGCGTAAAATTTCTTCCTGAATATCGTCAATAAAATGTATTTTTTCTTCCAATTGATTTCGCTGGCGACCAATAAAAAAATCAATCAGCTTTCCGATTACTCCACCTAGCACAACGAAAAATGTAGCCCAAAAGGGATCAATATTCATAGAACCACCCCCTTTTTACTACATTTTATTCATGTCGACAACTACTGGCTTGTACTATAAATCGAAAATGAATTGCCTATTTCTTCAAAAATGAATTATAAACTATGCAAGTATACGTTGTTTTATGCATTTTTAAATAAACATATAGAAATATAAGCGAATTTCCCTCGTTTTTAAATTGGCATGATACTTGCTTATAAAATAAAGTACTGACAAGTACTCTCTTCATTTGTCACCTTCTAACCTTGGAAGCGGGCACTCCACCTTTATCCCGCTTCCTTCTTTTTTATGAATATAAGCTTGCTCAACATTATAAACTTCATTCATATATGCTGCATCCATACATTAGGATCTTCATATATTCCGAAGTTTTTCTCAACGTCTATCTTAATAGGCTGCAGTGCTCCCGGGATAATATACTGCCCCGTTTCAGGGAAACGCATGTTTGTCCACTCCTCCCACTCATTCACAGTCCCTTTAATAACCATTGATTTTTGAATCGGACATAAGATTTTTGCGCCCAGCTTCCAATGCAGCCGAATCCATGGATCGAAAGGGGCATTGTCTTCTTGATACCAATGTATGTATTTTTCGATGGGAGTTAGAGGATATTTGCTTTTTAATATAGGACGAACCGGAGCAACAAATGCCTGAAATTGATTTTTCTCCGCCAGCTTCTTCATCTCTTGCAGCAGTACCTGACTCAAGCCCTGACCTCTGTAATCAGGATGTACCGCTATTCCCAAAGCCGATAAGGCTGTTTGTTTACCGTTGGTCTTCCGCTCTTGCATTCCGCGTTCAAAAACTTGATCCCAACCCGCAGGCAAACTCTCGATTTGCCCATTCCAGGTAAAGGGAATGGAGTTTCCGACAGCGATGACTTTTTCCTTTTCGTCATACACACACACTTGCAACGAGGAGAAATCTGTTATAAGTTCTTCCCAATATGTATCTGCTATCTCATCATGCAACATAAATTCAGGCCATGCCGCCTGGTTTAATTCATATGTCTGTTCAATAAAGTCTAGCCTTTTATCCAATGTAAGTACTTTATATTTTTGTTGTTCCAATTCTACCACCCTCTCCTCCGCTTTATTCGAATACATAATTTTACCATTTGCATTATATTTTAACTTATAAATATGCTATTTCAAGAAGCATCTGCCATTCAAAAATATATCTCTTATGTGATTTTAAATAAAATGTATGTGTTTTTAGAGGATTTTTCTTTGCCTCTTTTCTACGGACCTTCCCTTCTCCAAAAATGAAGAATATATATCCGATTTCGAGTACATATTATAATTGCTACAAATTATAAGGAGGACAATAAAATGAATACACAGCGCGCTAAAGAAATCGCCGCTTCACCTGTAATGGCGAACGTTACACACGAAGGGGTTCCAATCTATATTCAATATGTCGATGAAAAAACAGAAACAGCCAGAATTTATCCTCTTAATCAGCCGGAGAATGAACAAAACGTGCCTTTACACAGCTTATTAGAGCACTAAAAGCATTTACATACAGTCGCTATTGTTTATCAAATAGAAAACTCGCGGGATAAATTCCGCGAGTTTTTTGGTATTGCTAATTAATATGCTTAGCGCTGTCATCCTGGGCTGACTCAAAACGCGCCTGAAGCTCCCCGATTTGCCGCTCCATCTCATCCACAGTCTGTTGCTCCCCATGATTTCGCGCCTGTTCGATAGCACGACGGGCATGTTCCATTGCATTGCGTGCACTGTTCATTACTTGCTTTTCATTCGGTGTACCTTCAAGCTGGCTAACAGCCTGGAATGCATTGTTTAACGATTGTTGGGCGTCCTGTACCGATTGATTACGCATCACACATTCCCCCTCTAACGTATTTGTGTCCATGACACTCTTTTTCAGTATGGGAATTTATGCGTATTTTATACGAAAACGAATCATACATAGATTACAAGCTGAATTACTGTTTTATTATCCAGGGTGTGTTTTATGATTTGACCATAGCCTGCATTAAAGGGAGCTTCCTATCGGGAAATACAGTAGATTGTACCTCGCCAATACGTATGGCTCCCATCTTCTTATAAAACCCTTCTGCATACGGGTCACTATGTATAAGAAACTTCTCTATTCCCAAGCGTTTTGCGGTTTCAATAAGATGATGCCATACATATTTTCCGTATCCTTTACCAATACCAACAGGATCGACAAAGAAATTACTTAGCTCAGCGTCTTCCATCTCATATACTAACCTATAAAATGCAACAATCTCCCTATGTACTTCAAGCACATATACATGAGAGGTGCTTATGTCTTCCTCTGTCACTTTCAAATCTTCTCGGCACGCTTTCATGAACTCATCACTATAACCCCAATAAGCCTTTGAGCGAAACGATAATTCACTTAATATATTTACATCTTCTTTACTTGCACGGCGTATCATCAAATGCCCCCTTTTTCTTCTTCCAGCTTATTATTCGTCAGAAGAGAGGTTCACCCTCTAATCCAATTTTCAGGAGCTATGTACTTTTTTGAAAGTCTCATAATCTTTTTCAATGTATTTCATAATGGTTTGCGCTGTCCTTTCATCTGTGATAGTAAAACGCTGGTTACCATCCTTTAATGCTTCATTTCCAATCACGAACTGACGTGAGTCTCCCAAATACCCGTGCCCTGGAATAGAACCTGGCCTGTATGTCGATTTCAGTTTCACAATGCTATCTTTTTTTGATCCGGTAAAGGAAGAAGACAGTTTATAAAAACGATATCCATACCAAAAAACTTCATCCCATACACCTTTTACCGTTCCTTTAGATTCTTCCGTAAATTTCAAATATGCAAAAGAGGCGTAGGGAAGGGACGGATCGGTATAATCTTTATCAAGCATCATAAACGATTTATTTACCAGCGATTTTTCACTCGCTGCCTTATTATTTATATGTATTTCAGGAATATGTTCTTTCTTATTTTCTTGAAAAAACGTTTTTTGAAAAATGCCAAATAAAAATAAACAGATACATACACTTCCTGTGATTCCTAATAACGTCCAACCGATTTTTTTCTTTTGAACATACGCCGTAC
Protein-coding sequences here:
- a CDS encoding tetraprenyl-beta-curcumene synthase family protein; amino-acid sequence: MYPKGPLRLMYRLYRYIFPTVRMEVGRWRERAEQIPDAELRKQALDSISNKLFHCEGGSVYAAAHMEHKDSLIRLIVAYQTISDYLDNLCDRSTSLGAENFERLHQAMRDAVSGTFSQVDYYEFNKEKDDGGYLKSLVFACHEEIRKLPSYSIVQKDIYELASLYCDLQVHKHVIKEQREERLLTWWKEHRQKAPELAWNEFAAAAGSTLGLFHLFQLASYPNIFRDRIQLMKKAYFPWICSLHILLDYLIDLEEDEVGGDLNFIAYYDSEQAIYERIHYIVQEAKEHIRLLPDRKFHSMIIDGLLGLYLSDGKVQRQPMVKRVAGLIIRSSSFPTRFFFLNSRGYRGSKAVLQAPPTGE
- a CDS encoding spore coat protein, encoding MPNNIDGRGLTDREMMQLCLELEKGRCRSIANTMLETSHDELRAIYQRCLETAIANQQHIFVTMQKNGYYVVPQATADQIAEVQGLLQNNLNPGSPAS
- a CDS encoding general stress protein; amino-acid sequence: MREPQTTARVYNDETKLQHDIQELRAYGYKQEDIYILAANTDKQRKLNEVNRTHNVEWLEVGLWDSMKNWLRSDEEKIGNQMEHLGVSEEDINELEKRLGNGEYVLVVRDTTRDSHHPFIDRAHNYNQDR
- a CDS encoding GNAT family N-acetyltransferase; this translates as MNRSASSALLQNGPFYISTDKRWIDEDMVFFYLSKQSYWARGIARETVHKSVIHTPLCFGVYLGVPGNAESRQVGFARVISDLATFAYLADVFILDTYQGEGLGKWLIDTIIRHPDLQGLRRFILATRDAHSLYGGFGFAPLAAPEKMMERLSANLSIPST
- a CDS encoding carbohydrate kinase family protein, whose amino-acid sequence is MTELVSVIGTIFVDCKGFARQNYQPDTRNIGNVQFVHGGVGRNVAENLANLDLPIAFVSSVDDSGLGQEVMMRLKDLSIDTEYVQPCPAQGMGMWLAILDEHGNLAGSISQMPVLSALETMMEARGEELVRASSHVVLELDLNERIARRVLSLAKQYDRPVYGIPGNLEVVMKHPDLLMGLECFICNNYEADMLLGLDFTHMDTEEQSHALADFVHRTGLVSMVVTLGEMGAVYYDSRSERMGHQPVFPVTLVDSSGAGDAFFSGTVMGMIRGLPLEEAVICGTKVAGWTIESTESNCPTLKENMCADDFFQRMLIK
- a CDS encoding metal-dependent hydrolase, giving the protein MMGRSHLALGALAGVAVAKLTGADMIDGAAAVMVAAVSALVPDLDSDGLLTRKLTDRPLRFIRLFSGYIGVLLILLSYFPDTRNGQFLTAFMGLMFLGVGFIFRDHASRKWMVTLLGLLVMGSAIYLQFGEKMLSLKRFPYEVLHSDYAWVLGLGLFIAIVPHFSHRTYTHTIWALSAWGYVWFYAEASLGMRGLFLSAVCGYASHLLADTLTVAGIRYLHPFPPLIKVPLIRTKKDGRKETAVVLISSIIVLLLCFGMLPL
- a CDS encoding NADPH-dependent FMN reductase, translating into MKVMVVAGSAREKSNTRGLAQTIKNHLEQLGVDVLFFDAGIHELPIYKGGTEAEHPNVMQLTRYAEEADAFFVCTPEYHSGMSGALKNAFDFLNGDYFRGKPAMIAAVGGGGKGGINALNDLRTVLRALYAFVLPEQYITDAVCYNDRCELVHEDSRTKLNDMAQQLVRVTEALGK
- the thiW gene encoding energy coupling factor transporter S component ThiW, which translates into the protein MKPTVRLTFMALLTAIGTLGSSFLWFPAGVAKAYPVQHAINVISAVLLGPGAAITIAFMIGLVRNMLGLGTILAFPGSMVGAWLAGYLYRKTRRASGAAIGEVIGTGIIGSLLSVPIAVLLLGKHLGIFAFIPPFLISSLTGAILALILLPLLKRTPLGKYYKK